One Punica granatum isolate Tunisia-2019 chromosome 3, ASM765513v2, whole genome shotgun sequence genomic window carries:
- the LOC116200357 gene encoding UDP-glycosyltransferase 84B2-like — MPVAPENIHVMLITIALLGHLNPMLKFARRLTRKGVNVTLATTEMDCRRMPRNKTLASDGSLSSTTAPINVEFFSDGLSPEFERDKHGEVFFESLYNVGSKNLSDLLAELHAKGMRFSCVVYNPFLPWVAEIASDHGIPCAVLWIQAWGVLSIYYHYCTNPHHFIDMEKDPNAIIRLPQMSPLAVKDLPSFILPSSPPFLKKLVLDFTRSLKKVKWVLGNSYDELEDKAQLLPIDLRSSLRSVGPLVSPAMLGQEVEEANNISGGLDTSNVESSCMKWLDQQTPNSVIYVSFGSMLILSQSLVENIAMGLKNSNRPFLWVVPPPEMAFMKAAIEGEPLHKFMEETMGRGLVVMWSPQELVLTHPAIACFVTHCGWNSAIETVSGGVPVIATPKWSDQPTNAKLLVDVHKIGVTLGNVLEDAISARGVEDCIKEVMEGPRALEMRKRAMQLREAARRALRDCGSSDKNIDDFINEITGKM; from the coding sequence GCTTATTACCATTGCCTTACTAGGCCACCTGAATCCTATGCTGAAGTTCGCCCGCCGCCTCACCCGCAAAGGTGTCAATGTAACCCTAGCCACCACCGAGATGGACTGTCGTCGCATGCCGAGGAACAAGACCCTTGCCTCCGATGGGTCGCTCAGCTCCACTACTGCACCAATCAACGTCGAGTTCTTCTCTGACGGTTTGAGCCCCGAGTTCGAACGGGATAAGCATGGAGAAGTATTCTTCGAGTCCCTCTACAATGTTGGGTCCAAGAACTTATCGGACCTCCTAGCTGAACTCCACGCCAAGGGCATGAGGTTTTCTTGTGTCGTGTACAACCCCTTCTTGCCATGGGTAGCAGAAATCGCGAGCGATCACGGTATACCGTGTGCGGTGCTCTGGATACAGGCCTGGGGGGTGCTTTCCATCTACTACCATTACTGCACAAATCCTCATCATTTCATCGACATGGAAAAGGACCCAAATGCGATCATCCGATTGCCCCAGATGTCTCCGTTGGCAGTGAAAGATCTTCCTTCTTTCATTTTGCCGTCCAGTCCTCCTTTCTTGAAAAAGTTAGTTTTGGATTTTACCCGAAGTTTGAAGAAAGTGAAATGGGTTTTGGGGAATTCCTACGATGAGCTCGAGGATAAGGCGCAGTTATTGCCGATAGATTTGCGGTCTTCGCTTCGATCGGTTGGTCCATTGGTGTCGCCGGCAATGCTAGGGCAAGAAGTGGAGGAAGCTAATAATATTAGTGGTGGACTCGACACGTCGAATGTCGAAAGTTCATGCATGAAATGGCTTGACCAACAAACCCCAAACTCGGTCATTTATGTCTCTTTTGGgagcatgttaattttatCACAGAGCCTAGTCGAGAACATAGCAATGGGGTTGAAGAATAGCAATAGGCCATTCCTTTGGGTGGTGCCGCCACCGGAGATGGCCTTCATGAAGGCGGCCATCGAAGGAGAGCCACTGCACAAGTTCATGGAGGAGACAATGGGGCGGGGGCTCGTAGTGATGTGGAGTCCTCAGGAGTTGGTGCTTACCCACCCCGCAATAGCCTGTTTTGTGACGCACTGCGGATGGAACTCTGCTATTGAGACAGTATCGGGAGGAGTCCCCGTCATCGCCACCCCGAAGTGGTCGGACCAGCCCACGAATGCAAAGCTCTTGGTCGACGTGCATAAGATTGGAGTCACATTGGGAAACGTTTTGGAGGATGCGATCAGTGCAAGAGGGGTGGAGGATTGTATAAAGGAGGTCATGGAAGGGCCGAGGGCATTGGAGATGAGGAAAAGAGCAATGCAGCTGAGGGAGGCAGCACGAAGAGCTTTAAGAGATTGCGGGTCTTCTGATAAAAACATTGATGATTTTATCAATGAGATTACAGGCAAAATGTAG